One region of Cydia pomonella isolate Wapato2018A chromosome 25, ilCydPomo1, whole genome shotgun sequence genomic DNA includes:
- the LOC133531388 gene encoding mucin-2-like: MLRIIIILSVLGIIEFQKCCGDSIQDDWRRQGFYRPRRNFPSQSQNDNSFQPNHHSQSQNFRPEQVRTGFGENSENQFGVNTYQNSQKQKFGVNNNQPQYSFRRGQTSTFADLQTSTQNQGTFGASYQNAKLPSSNRNSQSRNTFGFNSQSSFRSEYHDGGQNTVRSRDGKNSFSLSQNLQAPDNGQNSFKSSFSGQPALNSYNSQAFGNFGQKVQAQNPLTNFHNQNTFSNFGSNFAKGQNYQTSGYLPPKPFKAPEYLPPDESKTTSTTRRPLFTTTTTKRPFFTISTTRKPLYTTTKRTFFTTSTTKRPFFTTTFKIPFFTTTTTKRPFFTTTTKRPISTTTPDHQEIFPDRIPKHPFGEVSPAMAMIVPPEPEDYEDEIVPDFRTTTKRPIDTTTPDHQEIFPDRIPKHPFGEVSPAMAMIVPPEPEDDEDEIVPDFRTTTNEPAFLPAMAMVVPPEEDDPTTISTTILVTTPSTKITTPSSTIFTTPSTSTTLSTTSSTNITSPSTTKSTTLSTPSTTLTTPDFNRNQEEETIPTTKTTTVILVTKATPTTTPPVLEQKLTPTTKTTTVIPITKATSTTTKRPFIGIGYLPPDPKTTSTTTGEPGDTQTYPAAGADEVPPEPKCNPLDPSTWPTLYEQRQYGELPCAPVRTTTPRIPTPAPARAEIVPPEPECDPLDPSTWPSEIDQREFGETPCAPSVSSTTTSTTSTTSTTPSTTTSPSTTISTTPSTTTSTTPSTTTSTTTTTTTTPSTTTTSTTPSITTTSTTPTTTSTTTTTTTPSTTTSTTPSTTTSTTPSTTTSTTPITTTSTTTSTTPSTTTSTTPSTTTSTTTTTIKPPYIGREYLPPTNHTYNVPPSPARAEPVPPEPECDPLDPSTWPSEFDQRYHGESPCAPNITTTKPPYVGLTYLPPDDCIVKKRKRRSSEVTLRLGDVKGTPRPVWYAGIYRKITDPYFPICGGSIVREDVVISAAHCFWDDVVGLQPAHQFAVAASKIYKPWKDPMDKKAQKSDVLDIKIPARFLGVKTSFQEDIAILKLATPFKYTRGVRPICVDFDDEFDRQQMKAGHRGTIAGWGLTDSVGTPTQRLLWLELPYIEIEKCIRDSEDAFLKYITCDKVCAGENDTGKALCKGDSGGGLAFWSGTAEHATPYLRGIASTAPSPHNAECNVYAYGSFTHVRAHRTFLRDHVSGIENCQFWE; this comes from the exons GTATAATCGAGTTTCAAAAATGCTGCGGAGATTCCATACAAGATGACTGGAGAAGACAGGGCTTTTACCGACCACGGCGAAACTTTCctagtcaaagtcaaaatgaCAACTCCTTTCAACCAAACCATCATAGCCAGAGCCAGAACTTCAGGCCAGAGCAAGTACGAACAGGTTTTGGTGAGAATTCTGAAAATCAATTTGGGGTAAATACTTATCAGAATTCTCAAAAGCAGAAGTTtggagttaataataatcaaccTCAATACTCATTTAGAAGAGGCCAGACCTCTACATTTGCAGACTTACAAACGAGTACCCAAAATCAAGGAACATTTGGAGCCAGTTATCAAAATGCAAAGCTACCAAGTAGCAATAGAAATTCACAAAGTCGAAATACATTTGGATTTAACAGTCAAAGTTCATTCAGATCAGAATATCACGATGGAGGTCAAAATACGGTTAGATCCAGAGACGGTAAGAATTCTTTCAGCCTCAGTCAGAATTTACAAGCACCGGATAACGGTCAGAATTCCTTCAAGTCAAGTTTCAGCGGTCAACCTGCATTAAATAGTTACAATAGTCAAGCGTTTGGAAACTTTGGACAGAAAGTCCAGGCTCAAAATCCTTTGACCAATTTCCATAATCAAAACACTTTCTCCAATTTTGGTTCTAACTTTGCTAAAGGTCAAAATTACCAGACATCTGGCTACCTCCCACCAAAACCCTTCAAAGCGCCAGAATATTTACCACCTGATGAATCAAAGACCACTTCAACTACAAGAAGACCATTATTTACCACTACTACAACGAAACGTCCATTCTTTACCATAAGTACAACTCGAAAACCGTTGTATACTACAACTAAAAGAACATTTTTTACCACATCCACTACTAAGCGGCCATTCTTTACCACCACATTTAAAATACCATTCTTTACCACTACCACGACAAAGCGACCTTTCTTTACTACGACTACCAAACGGCCAATCTCCACCACTACACCAGATCATCAAGAAATATTCCCTGATAGGATACCGAAACACCCATTCGGTGAGGTATCTCCAGCTATGGCTATGATAGTACCACCAGAACCAGAAGATTATGAAGATGAAATCGTACCTGACTTTAGAACTACAACAAAGCGACCAATCGACACCACGACACCAGATCATCAAGAAATATTCCCTGATAGGATACCGAAACACCCATTCGGTGAGGTATCTCCAGCTATGGCTATGATAGTACCACCAGAACCAGAAGATGATGAAGATGAAATCGTACCTGATTTTAGAACTACAACAAATGAACCAGCTTTTCTTCCAGCGATGGCTATGGTGGTACCGCCTGAAGAAGACGATCCTACAACGATTTCGACAACCATATTAGTAACTACTCCTTCAACTAAAATTACCACTCCTTCATCAACAATTTTTACTACACCATCAACTAGTACTACTCTATCTACAACCTCTTCCACAAATATAACTTCTCCATCGACAACGAAATCGACTACTTTAAGTACTCCGTCTACAACATTAACGACTCCTGATTTCAATCGTAATCAAGAAGAAGAAACGATCCCAACTACAAAAACCACAACTGTCATTCTAGTTACAAAAGCTACACCAACAACAACACCCCCTGTTCTAGAACAAAAATTAACcccaactacaaaaacaacaaccgTCATTCCAATCACAAAAGCTACATCAACAACAACGAAACGACCTTTTATAGGGATTGGATACTTACCACCGGACCCCAAAACTACTTCGACAACAACGGGCGAACCTGGTGATACGCAAACCTATCCTGCTGCGGGAGCTGATGAAGTGCCTCCAGAACCTAAATGTAATCCATTGGACCCAAGCACTTGGCCCACGTTATACGAGCAACGACAATATGGTGAACTACCATGTGCCCCAGTCAGAACTACCACACCACGAATACCAACTCCAGCACCGGCTAGAGCTGAAATAGTGCCTCCAGAACCGGAATGTGATCCTTTAGACCCAAGCACTTGGCCCTCAGAAATCGACCAACGAGAGTTTGGCGAAACTCCTTGTGCGCCTAGTGTATCTTCAACGACTACGTCAACGACAAGTACCACTTCGACTACGCCATCTACTACCACTTCACCTTCTACTACCATTTCTACTACACCTTCTACTACTACTTCAACTACACCTTCTACTACCACGTCGACTACAACAACAACTACGACTACGCCATCTACTACCACTACGTCAACTACACCTTCTATTACGACTACGTCAACTACACCTACTACCACGTCGACTACAACTACTACGACTACACCATCTACTACCACTTCTACCACGCCATCTACTACCACTTCTACTACACCTTCTACTACTACTTCAACTACACCTATTACTACCACATCTACTACTACTTCAACTACACCATCTACTACCACTTCTACTACACCTTCAACCACCACTTCAACCACCACAACAACAATAAAACCACCATATATAGGTCGTGAATATTTACCTCCTACCAACCATACCTACAACGTACCGCCATCCCCAGCAAGGGCCGAACCAGTCCCACCAGAACCAGAATGTGACCCTCTAGACCCCAGCACTTGGCCTTCAGAATTCGACCAAAGATATCATGGAGAATCACCCTGCGCCCCGAACATAACAACTACCAAACCACCATATGTAGGTCTTACGTATCTACCTCCAGATGACTGTATAGTAAAGAAGAGAAAGCGTAGATCGTCTGAGGTGACGCTAAGATTAGGAGATGTTAAGGGAACTCCTCGGCCTGTCTGGTATGCTGGTATATATAGGAAGATCACGGACCCCTACTTCCCTATATGTGGAGGATCGATAGTTCGAGAGGATGTTGTTATATCAG CTGCTCATTGCTTCTGGGACGACGTCGTGGGGTTGCAGCCAGCTCACCAATTCGCGGTCGCGGCCAGCAAGATCTACAAACCTTGGAAAGATCCTATGGACAAAAAGGCGCAGAAATCTGAC GTACTGGACATCAAAATCCCCGCTCGCTTCCTCGGGGTGAAGACCAGCTTCCAAGAAGATATCGCCATCCTGAAGCTGGCAACACCATTCAAGTATACCCGAGGAGTACGGCCCATCTGTGTAGACTTTGATGATGAGTTCGACCGACAGCAGATGAAGGCTGGGCATCGGGGCACG ATTGCAGGCTGGGGCCTCACAGACTCCGTTGGCACGCCGACGCAGCGCCTGCTGTGGCTGGAGCTCCCATACATTGAGATAGAGAAGTGCATCCGCGACTCAGAGGACGCTTTCCTCAAGTACATCACCTGTGATAAAGTGTGCGCTGGCGAGAATGACACAG GCAAAGCTCTCTGCAAGGGCGACAGCGGCGGCGGCCTCGCCTTCTGGTCCGGAACGGCCGAGCACGCCACGCCGTACCTGCGCGGCATCGCGTCCACCGCGCCGTCCCCGCACAACGCCGAGTGCAACGTGTACGCGTACGGAAGCTTCACGCACGTGCGCGCGCACAGGACATTCCTGCGTGATCACGTGTCTGGGATCGAGAATTGCCAGTTTTGGGAATAA